One part of the Janthinobacterium sp. 17J80-10 genome encodes these proteins:
- the otnI gene encoding 2-oxo-tetronate isomerase, translating into MPKFAANLSLMYNEHAFLERFSAAAADGFAGVEFLFPYDFAALEIRARLDGASLTQVLFNAPPGDWGAGERGIAALPEREEEFRRGFDQALEYAAVLGNRHLHVMAGLLQSGQDRARQHEVYLANLAHAAREAASAGITVLIEPINPRDMPGYFLNRQAEAHAICREVGAANLMVQCDLYHCQIVEGDLATTLRRDLAGIGHIQIAGVPQRHEPDLGEINYPYLFDLMDALGYAGWVGCEYRPRAGTSEGLAWLQAWRERQTINLQPGLA; encoded by the coding sequence ATGCCGAAATTTGCCGCCAACCTCAGCCTGATGTACAACGAGCATGCCTTCCTCGAACGGTTTTCGGCGGCGGCGGCGGATGGCTTCGCGGGCGTGGAATTTCTGTTTCCGTATGATTTCGCCGCCTTGGAAATCCGTGCGCGGCTCGACGGAGCCAGCTTGACCCAGGTCCTGTTCAATGCGCCGCCAGGCGACTGGGGTGCGGGCGAGCGCGGTATAGCGGCCTTGCCTGAGAGGGAAGAAGAGTTTCGCCGCGGCTTTGATCAGGCATTGGAATATGCCGCCGTGCTGGGCAATCGGCATCTGCATGTGATGGCGGGCCTGCTGCAATCGGGGCAGGACAGGGCGCGCCAGCACGAAGTGTATCTTGCCAATCTGGCGCATGCGGCCCGCGAGGCAGCGTCGGCAGGCATCACCGTGCTGATCGAGCCGATCAATCCGCGCGACATGCCGGGATATTTTCTGAACCGGCAAGCCGAGGCGCATGCGATCTGCCGGGAAGTCGGCGCGGCCAACCTGATGGTGCAATGCGACCTGTACCATTGTCAGATCGTCGAAGGGGACCTGGCAACCACGCTGCGGCGGGATCTGGCGGGCATCGGCCATATCCAGATTGCCGGTGTGCCGCAGCGGCATGAGCCGGATCTGGGCGAGATCAATTATCCCTACCTGTTCGATTTGATGGATGCGCTCGGATATGCGGGCTGGGTGGGATGCGAATACCGGCCGCGTGCCGGCACTTCGGAAGGTTTGGCTTGGTTGCAGGCATGGCGTGAACGGCAAACTATCAATTTGCAGCCGGGACTAGCCTAA
- a CDS encoding ShlB/FhaC/HecB family hemolysin secretion/activation protein, whose product MKFPYSRLILGAMLSAATMAHAAVEADNPIGRFEITRFEVEGNTLLKPEAMQTLLAPFAGKARDFGYVQRALEALEAAYHKRGFKLVQVVLPEQELNQGVVRLRVVETRVGAVKVQGNRFVDTANVRRSLPNLREGEVPALDDISASLRMANENPAKKTTLNLQSGEREGVVDAVLKVEDEKPWTIGVNLDNSGQAATGKHNIGVLFQHANVGGLDHVLSLQYQTTVEEPSRVGVYGIGYHIPLYALGDSVDVFGSYSDVDSGTVAAGLVNLNISGRGTVLGARYNQTLVRRGEYDSKLIYGIDYKAYQSDVQIPGVALQLGNDVTVRPLSLTYTGNWVPGASALNYYVSAIHNLPGGENGSNADFAQARVGAPASYKLLRFGAGLSHAFATDWQARLTINGQYTPDALVPGEQFGAGGASSVRGYREREVSNDSGFFASAEVYTPNLCGSFSWDGAQCRVLGFIDGAGLRRNKPLPGERARNAISSAGVGLRVSLQKQLAVQLDVAHAMASAGNTSAGDDRLHFKLNWSY is encoded by the coding sequence ATGAAATTTCCCTATTCCCGCCTGATTCTCGGTGCAATGCTTTCGGCTGCGACCATGGCCCATGCCGCCGTGGAAGCTGATAATCCCATTGGCCGGTTCGAAATTACCCGCTTCGAGGTGGAAGGCAATACCTTGCTCAAGCCGGAAGCAATGCAAACTCTACTGGCGCCGTTCGCCGGCAAGGCACGCGATTTCGGTTATGTCCAGCGCGCCCTGGAGGCACTGGAAGCGGCTTATCACAAGCGTGGCTTCAAACTGGTACAGGTGGTGCTGCCGGAACAGGAGCTGAACCAGGGCGTGGTGCGCCTGCGGGTGGTGGAAACCCGGGTCGGTGCAGTGAAGGTGCAAGGCAACCGCTTTGTCGATACCGCCAATGTGCGGCGCAGCCTGCCGAACTTGCGTGAGGGTGAAGTGCCCGCCCTGGACGATATTTCCGCCAGCCTGCGCATGGCCAATGAAAATCCGGCCAAGAAAACCACCCTGAACCTGCAGAGCGGCGAACGCGAAGGGGTGGTCGATGCAGTACTGAAGGTCGAGGATGAGAAGCCCTGGACCATCGGCGTCAACCTCGACAATAGCGGACAGGCAGCGACCGGCAAGCACAATATCGGGGTGCTGTTCCAGCATGCGAACGTCGGCGGCCTCGACCACGTCCTGAGCCTGCAATACCAGACCACGGTGGAGGAACCAAGTCGCGTTGGCGTCTATGGCATTGGTTACCACATCCCGCTGTATGCACTGGGTGATTCCGTCGATGTGTTCGGCAGCTATTCGGATGTCGATTCAGGCACCGTTGCCGCTGGACTGGTCAACCTCAATATCAGCGGCCGCGGCACCGTGCTGGGCGCGCGCTATAACCAGACCCTGGTGCGGCGTGGCGAATACGACAGCAAGCTGATCTATGGCATCGACTACAAGGCTTACCAGAGCGATGTGCAAATTCCGGGCGTGGCTCTGCAGCTCGGCAATGATGTCACGGTGCGTCCGCTTAGCTTGACCTACACCGGCAACTGGGTGCCGGGCGCCAGCGCGCTTAATTACTATGTGAGCGCGATCCACAATTTGCCGGGCGGTGAAAACGGCAGCAATGCCGACTTTGCCCAGGCGCGAGTCGGCGCACCCGCTTCCTACAAGCTGCTGCGCTTTGGCGCGGGCTTGAGCCATGCCTTTGCTACTGACTGGCAGGCGCGCCTGACGATCAATGGCCAGTACACGCCCGATGCGCTGGTGCCGGGGGAGCAGTTCGGCGCCGGTGGCGCATCTTCCGTGCGCGGTTATCGTGAGCGCGAGGTTTCCAACGATTCGGGATTTTTTGCCAGCGCGGAAGTGTACACACCTAACCTGTGCGGCAGCTTCTCCTGGGATGGCGCCCAATGCCGGGTGCTCGGATTCATCGATGGCGCCGGGCTCAGGCGCAACAAGCCCCTGCCGGGCGAGCGGGCGCGCAATGCCATCAGCAGCGCTGGTGTCGGCCTGCGTGTTTCGCTTCAAAAACAGTTGGCCGTGCAGCTCGATGTCGCTCATGCCATGGCGAGCGCCGGCAATACCTCCGCAGGAGACGATCGCCTGCATTTCAAGTTGAACTGGTCGTACTAG